A genomic region of Miscanthus floridulus cultivar M001 chromosome 3, ASM1932011v1, whole genome shotgun sequence contains the following coding sequences:
- the LOC136547227 gene encoding protein STRUBBELIG-RECEPTOR FAMILY 7-like isoform X1, producing the protein MAGAAIGVVALFLAAASFGVNANTDSNDVNALNVFYTTMNSPPQLTNWVSQNGDPCGQSWLGVTCSGSRVTAINLSGMRLNGTLGYNMNQLTALVQLDMSNNNLGGSDIPYNLPPNLQNLNLAVNNFTGTVPYSISQMVALRNLNIGHNQLSNINDMFSQLTNLTTLDLSYNTFSGNIPQSFNSLTSLKTLYLQNNKFSGTIDVLTNLPLTDLNVENNQFTGWVPDKLKGINNLQTSGNSFNNGPAPPPPPSSLSPLSPPSTNTPPPSQRPAVPSSAGKDTPAKDGGKHSKLGGGAVAGIVICLLIVGAIVAFLVIKRKSWRLSQGQDPEQNEHLSPLASGLKHMKSIKPIKIISTIGKEELQKTVSMSLKPPTKIDLHKSFDENDTTNKSISRKVSLSSITIPAYTVADLQVATGSFSPDILIGEGSLGRVYKAKFGDQKVMAVKKINFSAFPSHPSDLFVELVANISRLNHPNLAELAGYCSEHGQCLLVYEFYRNGSLHDFLHLKDERSKPLSWNNRVKIALGSARTLEYLHETCSPSVVHKNFKSHNILLDGELNPHLSDSGFAGLLSNQEFQESSENSGYRAPEVTLSGQYSLKSDVYSFGVVMLELLTGRKPFDRSRPRAEQSLVRWATPQLHDIDALDQMVDPGLQGLYPSKSLSRFADAIALCVQPEPEFRPPMSEVVQSLVRLVQRANMTRMHESQSRRHGESGGDYEF; encoded by the exons ATGGCTGGGGCGGCCATTGGCGTCGTGGCGCTGTTCTTGGCTGCAGCTTCATTTGGGGTTAATGCCAACACGGACTCGAATGATG TGAATGCCCTCAATGTCTTCTACACAACCATGAATTCGCCACCGCAGCTGACGAACTGGGTGTCCCAAAATGGGGATCCCTGTGGGCAGTCGTGGCTGGGGGTCACCTGCTCGGGTTCCAGAGTGACAGCAAT AAACTTATCTGGGATGCGGCTTAACGGCACCTTGGGTTACAACATGAACCAGCTGACTGCACTAGTTCAGCT GGATATGAGCAACAATAATCTTGGAGGCAGTGACATTCCTTATAATCTTCCTCCGAATCTCCAGAACCT AAATCTTGCAGTAAATAACTTCACTGGGACAGTACCTTACTCCATCTCCCAGATGGTTGCACTTAGGAATTT AAATATTGGTCATAATCAACTCTCGAACATCAATGATATGTTTAGTCAGCTCACAAATTTAACAACGCT GGATCTGTCATACAACACATTTTCTGGTAATATTCCACAAAGCTTTAACTCCTTGACAAGTTTGAAAACACT TTACCTTCAGAACAACAAATTTAGTGGCACAATAGATGTTCTCACCAATCTTCCTCTTACTGACTT AAATGTTGAAAACAACCAATTCACCGGTTGGGTACCTGATAAACTAAAGGGAATCAATAATCTCCA GACAAGTGGAAACTCGTTTAACAATGGCCCcgctccaccacctccaccatcaTCACTATCACCACTATCACCACCATCAACAAATACCCCTCCTCCCTCTCAGCGACCTGCTGTTCCAAGTAGTGCTGGTAAAGATACCCCAGCCAAAGATGGTGGCAAACACTCGAAACTTGGTGGTGGTGCAGTAGCAGGAATCGTAATATGTTTGCTCATTGTTGGGGCAATAGTTGCATTCCTTGTGATCAAAAGGAAATCTTGGAGGTTATCACAGGGACAAGACCCTGAACAAAATGAACATCTGAGCCCTCTTGCTTCTGGACTTAAAC ATATGAAATCGATCAAACCTATCAAAATCATATCAACAATTGGCAAAGAAGAATTGCAGAAGACTGTTTCGATGAGTTTGAAGCCTCCAACAAAAATTGACCTGCACAAGTCCTTTGATGAAAATGATACCACTAACAAGTCCATCTCAAGGAAAGTAAGTTTGTCTTCCATCACAATACCTGCATACACAGTGGCAGACCTTCAGGTGGCAACAGGCAGCTTCAGTCCTGACATTCTTATCGGCGAGGGATCGTTAGGCCGTGTTTACAAAGCAAAATTCGGTGATCAGAAG GTCATGGCTGTAAAGAAAATAAACTTTTCTGCATTCCCAAGCCATCCTTCAGATTTGTTCGTTGAGTTGGTTGCAAACATTTCAAGGCTAAACCATCCAAACCTTGCTGAGCTTGCTGGTTACTGCTCAGAGCATGGACAATGCTTGCTGGTATATGAATTCTACAGAAACGGTTCTCTCCATGACTTCCTTCATCTGAAAGATGAACGCAGCAAGCCATTGTCTTGGAACAACCGTGTCAAGATTGCGCTTGGATCTGCAAGGACATTAGA GTACCTACATGAGACTTGTTCACCCTCTGTGGTCCACAAGAATTTCAAGTCACACAACATTTTATTGGATGGTGAGCTGAACCCCCACCTCTCTGATTCTGGGTTTGCAGGCCTTCTTTCAAACCAGGAATTCCAG GAATCAAGTGAGAACTCAGGATACAGGGCTCCTGAAGTGACCTTGTCTGGTCAGTACTCCCTGAAgagcgacgtgtacagcttcggaGTCGTCATGCTAGAGCTTCTGACTGGCCGGAAACCATTTGACAG GTCCCGACCGCGGGCTGAGCAGTCACTGGTCCGATGGGCTACTCCACAGCTGCACGACATTGACGCGCTGGACCAGATGGTCGACCCTGGGCTGCAAGGGCTGTACCCGTCCAAATCCCTCTCCCGCTTCGCCGACGCCATCGCGCTATGTGTTCAG CCTGAGCCGGAGTTTCGGCCGCCGATGTCGGAGGTCGTGCAGTCGCTGGTGCGCCTGGTGCAGAGGGCGAACATGACGAGGATGCACGAGAGCCAGTCGCGGCGCCACGGCGAATCCGGCGGGGACTACGAGTTTTAA
- the LOC136547227 gene encoding protein STRUBBELIG-RECEPTOR FAMILY 7-like isoform X2, producing MAGAAIGVVALFLAAASFGVNANTDSNDVNALNVFYTTMNSPPQLTNWVSQNGDPCGQSWLGVTCSGSRVTAINLSGMRLNGTLGYNMNQLTALVQLDMSNNNLGGSDIPYNLPPNLQNLNLAVNNFTGTVPYSISQMVALRNLNVENNQFTGWVPDKLKGINNLQTSGNSFNNGPAPPPPPSSLSPLSPPSTNTPPPSQRPAVPSSAGKDTPAKDGGKHSKLGGGAVAGIVICLLIVGAIVAFLVIKRKSWRLSQGQDPEQNEHLSPLASGLKHMKSIKPIKIISTIGKEELQKTVSMSLKPPTKIDLHKSFDENDTTNKSISRKVSLSSITIPAYTVADLQVATGSFSPDILIGEGSLGRVYKAKFGDQKVMAVKKINFSAFPSHPSDLFVELVANISRLNHPNLAELAGYCSEHGQCLLVYEFYRNGSLHDFLHLKDERSKPLSWNNRVKIALGSARTLEYLHETCSPSVVHKNFKSHNILLDGELNPHLSDSGFAGLLSNQEFQESSENSGYRAPEVTLSGQYSLKSDVYSFGVVMLELLTGRKPFDRSRPRAEQSLVRWATPQLHDIDALDQMVDPGLQGLYPSKSLSRFADAIALCVQPEPEFRPPMSEVVQSLVRLVQRANMTRMHESQSRRHGESGGDYEF from the exons ATGGCTGGGGCGGCCATTGGCGTCGTGGCGCTGTTCTTGGCTGCAGCTTCATTTGGGGTTAATGCCAACACGGACTCGAATGATG TGAATGCCCTCAATGTCTTCTACACAACCATGAATTCGCCACCGCAGCTGACGAACTGGGTGTCCCAAAATGGGGATCCCTGTGGGCAGTCGTGGCTGGGGGTCACCTGCTCGGGTTCCAGAGTGACAGCAAT AAACTTATCTGGGATGCGGCTTAACGGCACCTTGGGTTACAACATGAACCAGCTGACTGCACTAGTTCAGCT GGATATGAGCAACAATAATCTTGGAGGCAGTGACATTCCTTATAATCTTCCTCCGAATCTCCAGAACCT AAATCTTGCAGTAAATAACTTCACTGGGACAGTACCTTACTCCATCTCCCAGATGGTTGCACTTAGGAATTT AAATGTTGAAAACAACCAATTCACCGGTTGGGTACCTGATAAACTAAAGGGAATCAATAATCTCCA GACAAGTGGAAACTCGTTTAACAATGGCCCcgctccaccacctccaccatcaTCACTATCACCACTATCACCACCATCAACAAATACCCCTCCTCCCTCTCAGCGACCTGCTGTTCCAAGTAGTGCTGGTAAAGATACCCCAGCCAAAGATGGTGGCAAACACTCGAAACTTGGTGGTGGTGCAGTAGCAGGAATCGTAATATGTTTGCTCATTGTTGGGGCAATAGTTGCATTCCTTGTGATCAAAAGGAAATCTTGGAGGTTATCACAGGGACAAGACCCTGAACAAAATGAACATCTGAGCCCTCTTGCTTCTGGACTTAAAC ATATGAAATCGATCAAACCTATCAAAATCATATCAACAATTGGCAAAGAAGAATTGCAGAAGACTGTTTCGATGAGTTTGAAGCCTCCAACAAAAATTGACCTGCACAAGTCCTTTGATGAAAATGATACCACTAACAAGTCCATCTCAAGGAAAGTAAGTTTGTCTTCCATCACAATACCTGCATACACAGTGGCAGACCTTCAGGTGGCAACAGGCAGCTTCAGTCCTGACATTCTTATCGGCGAGGGATCGTTAGGCCGTGTTTACAAAGCAAAATTCGGTGATCAGAAG GTCATGGCTGTAAAGAAAATAAACTTTTCTGCATTCCCAAGCCATCCTTCAGATTTGTTCGTTGAGTTGGTTGCAAACATTTCAAGGCTAAACCATCCAAACCTTGCTGAGCTTGCTGGTTACTGCTCAGAGCATGGACAATGCTTGCTGGTATATGAATTCTACAGAAACGGTTCTCTCCATGACTTCCTTCATCTGAAAGATGAACGCAGCAAGCCATTGTCTTGGAACAACCGTGTCAAGATTGCGCTTGGATCTGCAAGGACATTAGA GTACCTACATGAGACTTGTTCACCCTCTGTGGTCCACAAGAATTTCAAGTCACACAACATTTTATTGGATGGTGAGCTGAACCCCCACCTCTCTGATTCTGGGTTTGCAGGCCTTCTTTCAAACCAGGAATTCCAG GAATCAAGTGAGAACTCAGGATACAGGGCTCCTGAAGTGACCTTGTCTGGTCAGTACTCCCTGAAgagcgacgtgtacagcttcggaGTCGTCATGCTAGAGCTTCTGACTGGCCGGAAACCATTTGACAG GTCCCGACCGCGGGCTGAGCAGTCACTGGTCCGATGGGCTACTCCACAGCTGCACGACATTGACGCGCTGGACCAGATGGTCGACCCTGGGCTGCAAGGGCTGTACCCGTCCAAATCCCTCTCCCGCTTCGCCGACGCCATCGCGCTATGTGTTCAG CCTGAGCCGGAGTTTCGGCCGCCGATGTCGGAGGTCGTGCAGTCGCTGGTGCGCCTGGTGCAGAGGGCGAACATGACGAGGATGCACGAGAGCCAGTCGCGGCGCCACGGCGAATCCGGCGGGGACTACGAGTTTTAA